One Sanguibacter sp. HDW7 DNA window includes the following coding sequences:
- a CDS encoding ABC transporter ATP-binding protein, whose product MTTATAHDPRATSVGVLPAGRVARAWARNLTKEYGAGETAVTALDRVDVDIEAGRLTAIMGPSGSGKSTLMHCLAGLDRPTSGTVVVGDQDVTRMRQRALTKLRRTDLGFVFQSFNLVPTLTAEENITLPLDIARQAVDRAWFDEVVEAVGLRDRLTHRPSELSGGQQQRVACARALVTRPSLVLADEPTGNLDSRSAGEVLAFLRRSVDELGQTVAMVTHDARAASYAHRVLFLADGRLADVLENPTAETVLERLGALAADARPAAVTA is encoded by the coding sequence ATGACCACCGCGACCGCTCACGACCCCCGCGCCACCAGCGTCGGAGTCCTCCCCGCCGGCCGCGTCGCCCGAGCCTGGGCCCGCAACCTCACCAAGGAGTACGGCGCCGGAGAGACCGCCGTCACCGCTCTCGACCGCGTCGACGTCGACATCGAGGCGGGCCGCCTCACCGCGATCATGGGCCCGTCCGGCTCCGGAAAGTCGACCCTCATGCACTGCCTCGCCGGCCTCGACCGCCCGACGTCCGGCACCGTCGTCGTCGGCGACCAGGACGTCACCCGCATGCGCCAGCGCGCCCTCACCAAGCTGCGCCGCACGGACCTCGGCTTCGTCTTCCAGTCCTTCAACCTCGTGCCGACGCTCACCGCCGAGGAGAACATCACCCTGCCCCTCGACATCGCCCGTCAGGCCGTCGACCGAGCCTGGTTCGACGAGGTCGTCGAGGCCGTCGGCCTGCGCGACCGCCTCACCCACCGCCCCAGCGAGCTCTCCGGCGGCCAGCAGCAGCGTGTCGCCTGCGCCCGCGCACTCGTCACGCGGCCCTCCCTCGTCCTCGCCGACGAGCCCACCGGCAACCTCGACTCCCGCTCCGCGGGCGAGGTGCTGGCGTTCCTGCGACGGTCCGTCGACGAGCTCGGCCAGACCGTCGCCATGGTGACGCACGACGCCCGCGCCGCCTCCTACGCCCACCGCGTCCTCTTCCTCGCCGACGGCCGCCTCGCCGACGTCCTCGAGAACCCGACCGCCGAGACCGTCCTCGAGCGCCTCGGCGCGCTCGCCGCCGACGCCCGACCCGCGGCGGTGACCGCATGA
- a CDS encoding DUF559 domain-containing protein, translating to MFIAPVIATWVHRPGSIVMGPAAAAWHGAPVPPLEHVDIWTDQLGDGIRDRIKPHRVPLASWEVERVGTFGGAPALVVHRDRAWRDALAWLPFDDSLDLSAWLSAHEQFDRDGIERALHEHPGLVGNRQLRRLLDATVNGAFSVAERKGHDSLRAAGITGWLANIQVRDEIGIVGRADIFFDDVQLDVEIDGRAAHERRADEDRARDNRMHASGRTVLRFPARVALYEPDRFVSTVRTTLATLRARR from the coding sequence ATGTTCATCGCGCCGGTCATTGCGACCTGGGTGCACCGCCCCGGCTCCATCGTCATGGGTCCCGCCGCCGCAGCCTGGCACGGAGCGCCGGTCCCACCGCTCGAACACGTCGACATCTGGACCGATCAGCTCGGCGATGGCATCCGGGACCGCATCAAGCCGCACCGGGTGCCCCTCGCGTCGTGGGAGGTCGAGCGCGTCGGGACCTTCGGCGGTGCGCCTGCGCTCGTCGTCCACCGAGACCGCGCGTGGCGTGACGCCTTGGCGTGGCTCCCGTTCGACGATTCGCTCGACCTGTCGGCATGGCTTTCCGCGCATGAGCAGTTCGACCGCGACGGGATCGAGCGTGCGCTTCACGAGCATCCAGGGCTCGTCGGGAACCGTCAGCTCCGCCGTCTTCTCGACGCGACCGTGAATGGCGCGTTCAGCGTCGCCGAACGCAAGGGCCATGACTCTCTCCGGGCCGCAGGCATTACCGGTTGGCTGGCCAACATCCAGGTGAGAGACGAGATCGGCATCGTCGGACGGGCCGACATCTTCTTCGACGACGTCCAGCTCGATGTCGAGATCGACGGGCGCGCCGCGCACGAGCGGCGGGCCGACGAGGATCGTGCGCGCGACAACCGGATGCATGCGTCGGGCAGGACCGTCCTCCGCTTCCCCGCACGGGTGGCGCTGTATGAGCCGGACCGGTTCGTCTCGACGGTCCGCACGACGCTCGCGACGCTCCGCGCACGTCGATAG
- a CDS encoding DNA polymerase III subunit delta', translating to MTDVWAEVVGQEDAVARLRAAANDDAAMTHAWLVTGPPGSGRSVAARAFAAALQCSGDPAADEVAVAEVRAGTHPDVTVVATDKVTISIDEVRGLIGLAQRAPARGRWRVIVVEDADRMLERTSNVLLKAIEEPPPRTVWVLCAPSPQDVVVTIRSRCRQVALRVPPVEAVAQLLVERDGLEPGLALESARAAQSHVGMARRLARDPEARARRRRILESAARIRGVGDAVLAADDLVETAKAEAAARSEERDVRERAELLRALGVEAGATVPPALRAQVKQLEEDQKRRATRQQRDSLDTAMLDLLSLYRDVLVVQLGASGDVALVNEGAAELVRSLAEQSTPEQSLHRMDAIGEARQRLAGNVAPPLALEAMMVALRPQV from the coding sequence ATGACGGACGTCTGGGCGGAGGTCGTCGGGCAGGAGGACGCTGTCGCGCGCCTGCGCGCGGCGGCGAACGACGACGCGGCGATGACGCACGCGTGGCTCGTCACGGGCCCTCCGGGCTCGGGACGTTCGGTCGCGGCGCGCGCGTTCGCGGCGGCGCTGCAGTGCTCGGGCGATCCTGCGGCCGACGAGGTCGCGGTCGCTGAGGTGCGGGCGGGCACGCACCCGGACGTCACGGTCGTGGCGACGGACAAGGTGACGATCTCGATCGACGAGGTGCGCGGACTCATCGGGCTCGCGCAGCGGGCACCCGCGCGCGGCCGGTGGCGCGTCATCGTCGTCGAGGACGCGGACCGCATGCTCGAGCGCACGTCGAACGTGCTGCTCAAGGCGATCGAGGAGCCGCCGCCGCGCACGGTGTGGGTGCTGTGCGCGCCGAGCCCGCAGGACGTCGTCGTGACGATCCGCTCCCGGTGCCGGCAGGTCGCGCTGCGCGTGCCGCCGGTCGAGGCCGTCGCGCAGCTGCTCGTGGAGCGGGACGGGCTCGAGCCTGGGCTCGCGCTCGAGTCGGCGCGGGCGGCGCAGTCGCACGTGGGCATGGCGCGCCGGCTGGCGCGGGACCCGGAGGCGCGGGCGCGTCGTCGGCGGATCCTCGAGTCGGCGGCACGGATCCGGGGCGTCGGCGACGCGGTGCTCGCGGCCGACGACCTCGTCGAGACGGCGAAGGCGGAGGCGGCTGCGCGTTCGGAGGAGCGTGACGTCCGTGAACGGGCGGAGCTCCTGCGCGCGCTCGGGGTCGAGGCGGGGGCGACGGTGCCGCCGGCGCTGCGGGCTCAGGTCAAGCAGCTCGAGGAGGACCAGAAGCGGCGCGCGACGCGGCAGCAGCGGGACTCGCTCGACACGGCGATGCTCGACCTGCTGTCGCTCTACCGTGACGTGCTCGTCGTGCAGCTCGGGGCGTCGGGGGACGTCGCGCTCGTCAACGAGGGCGCGGCGGAGCTCGTGCGTTCGCTCGCTGAGCAGTCGACGCCGGAGCAGTCGCTGCACAGGATGGATGCGATCGGCGAGGCTCGCCAGCGTCTGGCGGGCAACGTCGCCCCGCCCCTGGCGCTCGAGGCGATGATGGTCGCGCTCCGCCCCCAGGTCTGA
- the topA gene encoding type I DNA topoisomerase: protein MSSGRKLVIVESPAKARTIASYLGDGYEVEASVGHIRDLPQPSELPAEMKKGPFGKFAVDVENGFEPYYEVYGDKKKKVAELKRLLKDADELYLATDEDREGEAIAWHLLEALRPKVPVKRMVFHEITREAIQRALQNTRDLDDRLVDAQETRRILDRLYGYEVSPVLWRKVRQGLSAGRVQSVATRLVVERERERMAFVNAEYWDVSGEFTTAGGDQWFSARLTGLDGAKVASGRDFSDRGELKGSGVVHLDEAAAQAVVAGAQDGTATVRSLETKPYTRRPAAPFTTSTLQQEASRKLRMSSRQTMRTAQTLYENGYITYMRTDSPALSTQAIDAARRQAAELYGGDFVPAKPRIYTSKAKGAQEAHEAIRPAGDEFRTPQQVATELSGDQLKLYDLIWKRTVASQMGDARGSTASVRLGVTGTRPDGSALDAVFSASGTVITFRGFLAAYEEGRDTERYDSDDAEGSRLPTMAEGDAMTSRELAAAGHSTTPPPRFTEASLVKALEERGIGRPSTYASTISTILDRGYVLARGQALVPSWVAFAVVRLLEEHFPNLVDYDFTAAMEADLDEIAAGERDRTAWLSQFYYGSEAGPADGGLHGLVENLGDIDARDINSVTIGDGITLRVGRYGPYIEDASAPVAEGENPPRASVPDDVAPDELTVERARELLSTQAEGDNVLGQDPVTGHDIVAKNGRYGPYVTEVLPEPELEEGLSAAARKRALAALPKPRTGSLFKSMSLSTVTLDEALQLLSLPRVVGVDPESGEEITAQNGRYGPYLKKGTDSRTLPSEEQLLTITLEEALAIYAQPKRGRGATASAPLRELGEDPTSGKPIVIKDGRFGAYVTDGETNRTLPKDAPIDSVTFEQAVELLAIKRAAGPAKKRTAAAKKPAAKTAAAKKPAAKTAAAKKPAATKTAAAKKPATKATTKSPASKTTAAKKPATKKPATD, encoded by the coding sequence ATGTCGTCAGGTCGCAAGCTCGTCATCGTGGAGTCGCCCGCCAAGGCGCGCACGATCGCGTCGTACCTCGGTGACGGGTACGAGGTCGAGGCGAGCGTCGGCCACATCCGCGACCTGCCCCAGCCCTCCGAGCTCCCGGCGGAGATGAAGAAGGGCCCCTTCGGCAAGTTCGCCGTCGACGTCGAGAACGGCTTCGAGCCGTACTACGAGGTCTACGGCGACAAGAAGAAGAAGGTCGCCGAGCTCAAGCGGCTGCTCAAGGACGCCGACGAGCTCTACCTCGCCACTGATGAGGACCGCGAGGGCGAGGCCATCGCGTGGCACCTGCTCGAGGCCCTGCGGCCCAAGGTGCCCGTCAAGCGCATGGTGTTCCACGAGATCACGCGCGAGGCCATCCAGCGCGCGCTGCAGAACACGCGCGACCTCGACGACCGGCTCGTCGACGCGCAGGAGACCCGACGCATCCTCGACCGCCTCTACGGCTACGAGGTCTCGCCCGTCCTGTGGCGCAAGGTCCGCCAGGGGCTCTCGGCCGGCCGCGTGCAGTCCGTCGCGACGCGGCTCGTCGTCGAGCGCGAGCGCGAGCGCATGGCGTTCGTCAACGCCGAGTACTGGGACGTCTCGGGCGAGTTCACGACCGCGGGCGGCGACCAGTGGTTCTCCGCGCGCCTCACGGGCCTCGACGGAGCGAAGGTCGCCTCGGGCCGTGACTTCTCCGACCGCGGTGAGCTCAAGGGCTCGGGCGTCGTCCACCTCGACGAGGCCGCCGCGCAGGCCGTCGTCGCCGGGGCGCAGGACGGCACCGCGACCGTCCGCAGCCTCGAGACCAAGCCGTACACGCGCCGACCCGCCGCACCGTTCACGACCTCGACCCTCCAGCAGGAGGCCTCGCGCAAGCTCCGCATGAGCTCGCGCCAGACCATGCGCACGGCACAGACGCTGTACGAGAACGGCTACATCACCTACATGCGTACGGACTCGCCCGCGCTGTCGACGCAGGCGATCGACGCCGCGCGCCGGCAGGCCGCCGAGCTGTACGGCGGCGACTTCGTGCCCGCCAAGCCGCGCATCTACACGTCGAAGGCCAAGGGCGCGCAGGAGGCCCACGAGGCCATCCGTCCTGCGGGCGACGAGTTCCGCACCCCGCAGCAGGTCGCGACCGAGCTCTCGGGCGACCAGCTCAAGCTCTACGACCTCATCTGGAAGCGCACCGTCGCCTCGCAGATGGGCGATGCGCGCGGATCGACCGCGTCGGTGCGCCTCGGCGTCACCGGCACGCGCCCCGACGGCTCGGCGCTCGACGCCGTGTTCTCCGCGTCCGGCACCGTCATCACGTTCCGCGGCTTCCTCGCTGCGTACGAGGAAGGGCGCGACACGGAGCGCTACGACTCCGACGACGCCGAGGGCTCGCGCCTGCCGACGATGGCCGAGGGCGACGCGATGACCTCGCGCGAACTCGCCGCCGCCGGTCACTCGACGACGCCCCCGCCGCGCTTCACCGAGGCGAGCCTCGTCAAGGCGCTCGAGGAGCGTGGCATCGGCCGCCCGTCGACGTACGCGTCGACGATCTCGACGATCCTCGACCGCGGCTACGTGCTCGCGCGCGGCCAGGCCCTCGTGCCGTCGTGGGTCGCGTTCGCGGTCGTGCGCCTCCTCGAGGAGCACTTCCCGAACCTCGTCGACTACGACTTCACTGCCGCGATGGAGGCCGACCTCGACGAGATCGCGGCGGGCGAGCGCGACCGCACCGCATGGCTGTCGCAGTTCTACTACGGCTCCGAGGCCGGTCCGGCGGACGGCGGCCTGCACGGGCTCGTCGAGAACCTCGGTGACATCGACGCCCGCGACATCAACTCGGTGACGATCGGCGACGGCATCACGCTGCGCGTCGGCCGTTACGGCCCGTACATCGAGGACGCGTCGGCGCCCGTCGCCGAGGGCGAGAACCCGCCGCGCGCGTCCGTGCCCGACGACGTCGCGCCCGACGAGCTCACGGTCGAGCGTGCCCGCGAGCTTCTGTCGACGCAGGCGGAGGGCGACAATGTCCTCGGCCAGGACCCCGTGACGGGCCACGACATCGTCGCGAAGAACGGCCGTTACGGCCCGTACGTGACCGAGGTCCTGCCCGAGCCCGAGCTCGAGGAGGGGCTGTCGGCGGCGGCGCGCAAGCGTGCGCTCGCCGCGTTGCCGAAGCCGCGCACCGGCTCGCTCTTCAAGTCGATGTCGCTCTCGACGGTGACGCTCGATGAGGCGCTGCAGCTGTTGTCGCTGCCGCGCGTCGTCGGCGTCGACCCGGAGTCGGGCGAGGAGATCACGGCGCAGAACGGCCGCTACGGCCCGTACCTCAAGAAGGGCACGGACTCGCGGACTCTTCCGAGCGAGGAGCAGCTGCTGACGATCACGCTCGAGGAGGCGCTCGCGATCTACGCGCAGCCCAAGCGTGGCCGTGGTGCGACGGCGTCCGCGCCGCTGCGTGAGCTGGGTGAGGACCCGACGAGCGGCAAGCCGATCGTCATCAAGGACGGCCGCTTCGGTGCGTACGTCACGGACGGCGAGACGAACCGCACGCTGCCCAAGGACGCGCCGATCGACTCGGTGACGTTCGAGCAGGCGGTCGAGCTCCTCGCCATCAAGCGTGCCGCGGGCCCCGCCAAGAAGCGCACGGCGGCTGCGAAGAAGCCGGCGGCAAAGACCGCGGCGGCCAAGAAGCCGGCGGCAAAGACCGCGGCGGCCAAGAAGCCGGCCGCGACGAAGACCGCTGCAGCCAAGAAGCCGGCGACAAAGGCGACCACCAAGTCCCCCGCATCGAAGACCACCGCAGCCAAGAAGCCGGCAACGAAGAAGCCCGCCACCGACTGA
- the tmk gene encoding dTMP kinase has product MTSILSGSPADAGIFVSFEGGDGSGKTTQIGLLGDWFARLGHEVVVTREPGGTTLGAELRRLVLHGEDMVPRTEALLYAADRAHHVSTVVRPALGRGAVVVTDRYLDSSVAYQAGGRELGADEVENLSLWATGGLLPHVTVLLDIDPAVGVARVPGGLDRLERAGDEFHVRTREAYLARAAAHPERIVVVDASQPVEEVHALVVAAVAGHLGIDEATSVAVVTDAPAAADGPRA; this is encoded by the coding sequence GTGACTTCGATCCTCTCCGGCAGCCCTGCCGACGCCGGCATCTTCGTGTCCTTCGAGGGCGGTGACGGCTCGGGCAAGACGACGCAGATCGGCCTGCTGGGCGACTGGTTCGCGCGCCTGGGGCACGAGGTCGTCGTGACGCGGGAGCCGGGTGGCACGACGCTCGGCGCGGAGCTGCGCAGGCTCGTGCTGCACGGCGAGGACATGGTGCCGCGCACGGAGGCGCTGCTCTACGCGGCGGACCGTGCGCACCACGTGTCGACGGTCGTGCGGCCGGCGCTCGGGCGCGGGGCGGTCGTCGTGACGGACCGCTACCTCGACTCGTCGGTCGCGTACCAGGCGGGCGGGCGTGAGCTCGGCGCGGACGAGGTCGAGAACCTCTCGCTGTGGGCGACGGGCGGACTGCTGCCGCACGTCACGGTTCTGCTCGACATCGACCCGGCGGTCGGCGTCGCGCGTGTTCCGGGCGGCCTCGACCGGCTCGAGCGGGCGGGCGACGAGTTCCACGTGCGCACGCGCGAGGCGTATCTCGCGCGCGCTGCGGCTCACCCGGAGCGGATCGTCGTCGTCGACGCGTCGCAGCCGGTCGAGGAGGTGCACGCGCTCGTCGTCGCGGCGGTCGCTGGGCACCTGGGCATCGACGAGGCGACGTCGGTCGCGGTCGTGACGGATGCTCCGGCGGCCGCGGACGGGCCGCGCGCATGA
- a CDS encoding ABC transporter permease, whose amino-acid sequence MRRIALRDIRAHLGRTALAVLAVALGVAFIAGTFSYRGLLTDTIDDVIETSASGDAYVRGSSETVGVDPIMGGTTTVHTNVPTALADVVATAPGVAHARPEASGMVVLFGADGTVVTTGGAPTLGMAFYADDARYPYLSGRVPTQPDEIALESRTAKSAGLTTGDTTTVVVDGQVRDVTVTGVSQVDGQLAGALIVGFAPDAALAAFAPDGTVPQIAVEAEPGVSQDQLRDAVASTLAASGTPGATEAEAVTGDTVRADVRDGMDQMIGFMQIFLLGFAGVSLAVATFLIANAFSMQVRQRRRELALLRAIGASPGQVLGSVLVQAVVVGVLGSVVGIGLGAALGAGVGALIAAAGTPLGGSVAPDLETVVLSLTVGVVVSVAGALLPARRAALVAPVEAMRDDMPSERGLRVRGILGGLTVALGVGALVAATQVSAERWESLLDVAAGDGSDVSAMLIALGAFALVCGTLVLAPLLAKPVVTVLAWPSVVLAKPLGALARGNVVRQPRRTAATAGALTIGMVLVSASAVLAASAQASLRDVVTSDLKADLIVSGYPSVPDGTVGAIDALPEVGTTYPVLSALTTFAGDGGSDWIIDAPANLRTEAAELHLVSGDIDAAEHGELLALEPKAKAAGWKVGDMVTFGPGLDPVEGGQGTVTLRVGGIVSSAAFGAAAFVPDGVLATAGAAGTHETDVVFVDAAPGVDIAAAKTAVAGAVAEYGALSVEDAEEFASSLAAQIDQMLAVVYAMLGLSILIAVLGIVNTLALSVVERRREISLLRAVGLGRLQLSSVIGIEAVLTAVFGTALGIAVGISVASTLPTVMKDMGMGSLVVPWGSLGVLVLLAAVVGVGAALWPAIRASRVPVLEGLASE is encoded by the coding sequence ATGAGACGGATCGCCCTGCGCGACATCCGCGCCCACCTCGGCCGCACCGCCCTCGCCGTCCTCGCCGTCGCGCTCGGCGTCGCGTTCATCGCCGGCACGTTCAGCTACCGCGGCCTGCTCACCGACACGATCGACGACGTCATCGAGACGTCCGCCAGCGGCGACGCCTACGTGCGCGGCAGCTCCGAGACCGTCGGGGTCGACCCGATCATGGGCGGGACCACGACCGTCCACACGAACGTGCCGACCGCGCTCGCCGACGTCGTCGCGACCGCCCCCGGCGTCGCGCACGCACGCCCCGAGGCGTCGGGCATGGTCGTGCTCTTCGGCGCCGACGGCACCGTCGTGACGACCGGCGGCGCGCCCACCCTCGGCATGGCGTTCTACGCCGACGACGCCCGCTACCCCTACCTCTCCGGACGCGTCCCCACCCAGCCCGACGAGATCGCGCTCGAGTCCCGCACCGCGAAGAGCGCCGGCCTCACGACCGGCGACACGACCACCGTCGTCGTCGACGGCCAGGTCCGCGACGTCACCGTCACCGGCGTGAGCCAGGTCGACGGCCAGCTCGCCGGCGCTCTCATCGTCGGGTTCGCGCCCGACGCCGCCCTCGCAGCGTTCGCGCCCGACGGCACGGTCCCCCAGATCGCCGTCGAGGCCGAACCCGGCGTCAGCCAGGACCAGCTGCGCGACGCCGTCGCGAGCACGCTCGCCGCCTCCGGCACCCCCGGCGCCACCGAGGCCGAGGCCGTCACCGGTGACACGGTGCGCGCCGACGTCCGCGACGGCATGGACCAGATGATCGGCTTCATGCAGATCTTCCTGCTCGGCTTCGCCGGCGTCTCACTCGCCGTCGCGACCTTCCTCATCGCCAACGCCTTCTCCATGCAGGTCCGCCAGCGCCGCCGCGAGCTCGCGCTGCTCCGCGCGATCGGCGCCTCGCCCGGCCAGGTCCTGGGATCCGTCCTCGTCCAGGCCGTCGTCGTCGGCGTGCTCGGCTCCGTCGTCGGCATCGGCCTCGGCGCCGCGCTCGGCGCAGGCGTCGGCGCGCTCATCGCCGCCGCCGGCACGCCGCTCGGCGGGTCCGTCGCGCCCGACCTCGAGACCGTCGTCCTCTCCCTCACCGTCGGCGTCGTCGTCTCCGTCGCCGGAGCGCTCCTGCCGGCACGTCGCGCCGCGCTCGTCGCCCCCGTCGAGGCCATGCGCGACGACATGCCCAGCGAGCGTGGACTGCGCGTCCGCGGGATCCTCGGCGGCCTCACCGTCGCCCTCGGCGTCGGGGCGCTCGTCGCCGCGACGCAGGTCTCCGCAGAGCGCTGGGAGTCGCTGCTCGACGTCGCCGCGGGCGACGGCTCGGACGTCTCCGCGATGCTCATCGCGCTCGGAGCGTTCGCGCTCGTGTGCGGGACTCTCGTCCTCGCGCCGCTGCTCGCGAAGCCCGTCGTCACGGTGCTCGCGTGGCCGTCCGTCGTGCTCGCCAAGCCGCTCGGCGCGCTCGCCCGCGGAAACGTCGTCCGCCAGCCGCGCCGCACCGCGGCGACCGCCGGCGCGCTCACCATCGGCATGGTGCTCGTCTCCGCGTCGGCGGTGCTCGCCGCGTCCGCCCAGGCGTCGCTGCGCGACGTCGTGACGTCCGACCTCAAGGCCGACCTCATCGTCTCCGGCTACCCGAGCGTCCCCGACGGCACCGTCGGCGCGATCGACGCCCTGCCCGAGGTCGGCACCACCTACCCCGTCCTGTCCGCGCTCACGACGTTCGCCGGCGACGGCGGGTCCGACTGGATCATCGACGCGCCCGCCAACCTGCGCACGGAGGCCGCCGAGCTCCACCTCGTCTCCGGCGACATCGACGCGGCCGAGCACGGCGAGCTCCTCGCCCTCGAGCCCAAGGCCAAGGCCGCCGGGTGGAAGGTCGGCGACATGGTGACGTTCGGCCCCGGCCTCGACCCCGTCGAGGGCGGCCAGGGCACCGTGACGCTGCGCGTCGGCGGCATCGTCAGCTCGGCGGCGTTCGGCGCAGCCGCATTCGTGCCCGACGGCGTCCTGGCCACGGCAGGCGCCGCAGGGACGCACGAGACCGACGTCGTCTTCGTCGACGCCGCCCCGGGCGTCGACATCGCGGCGGCGAAGACCGCCGTCGCCGGGGCCGTGGCCGAGTACGGCGCGCTGTCCGTCGAGGACGCCGAGGAGTTCGCGAGCTCGCTCGCCGCCCAGATCGACCAGATGCTCGCGGTCGTCTACGCGATGCTCGGGCTGAGCATCCTCATCGCCGTCCTCGGCATCGTCAACACGCTTGCGCTGTCCGTCGTCGAGCGCCGCCGCGAGATCTCGCTGCTGCGGGCCGTCGGGCTCGGTCGCCTGCAGCTCTCGAGCGTCATCGGGATCGAGGCGGTGCTCACCGCGGTGTTCGGCACGGCGCTGGGGATCGCGGTCGGCATCAGCGTCGCGAGCACGTTGCCGACGGTCATGAAGGACATGGGGATGGGCTCGCTCGTCGTCCCGTGGGGCTCGCTCGGTGTGCTCGTGCTGCTCGCGGCGGTCGTCGGCGTGGGAGCGGCCCTGTGGCCGGCGATCCGCGCATCGAGGGTCCCGGTCCTGGAGGGCCTGGCGTCGGAGTAA
- a CDS encoding Gfo/Idh/MocA family protein, which translates to MSDVALPGPVPTSVPDPASAPPVRWGILGAGWIAGSFAEAVRGSTRSQVAAVASRDRVRGERFATAHGIPTTHIGYDALVADEHVDVVYVATPHSEHREHALLAIEAGKHLLVEKAFTRNVAEAREVFDAARAAGTFVMEAMWTRHLPHVAALRQVIASGVIGEVRHVAADHGQWFGFDPKHRLFAPELAGGALLDLGVYPVSFAHDLLGVPSTVTAVGELTETGVDGQVSIVLDHGGRAQSTLSTTLWAKTPTVGLVSGTLGRIEIAGDFYAPTAFRVALRDGTTWTYERPVAHGLAYEAAEVARCVTEGLTESPRMTWQDTLDVMTTLDEVRRQVGVVYPGE; encoded by the coding sequence ATGAGCGACGTCGCCCTCCCCGGTCCTGTTCCCACGTCCGTCCCCGACCCGGCGTCCGCGCCGCCGGTGCGCTGGGGGATCCTCGGTGCGGGCTGGATCGCGGGCTCGTTCGCGGAGGCCGTGCGTGGCTCGACGCGCTCGCAGGTCGCGGCGGTCGCGTCGCGCGACCGCGTGCGCGGGGAGCGGTTCGCGACGGCGCACGGCATCCCGACGACGCACATCGGGTACGACGCTCTCGTGGCCGACGAGCACGTCGACGTCGTCTATGTCGCGACGCCGCACTCGGAGCACCGTGAGCACGCGCTGCTCGCGATCGAGGCGGGCAAGCACCTGCTCGTCGAGAAGGCGTTCACGCGCAACGTCGCGGAGGCGCGGGAGGTGTTCGACGCGGCGCGCGCGGCGGGCACGTTCGTCATGGAGGCGATGTGGACGCGGCACCTGCCGCACGTCGCCGCGCTGCGCCAGGTGATCGCGTCGGGCGTCATCGGCGAGGTCCGCCACGTCGCCGCCGATCACGGTCAGTGGTTCGGCTTCGACCCCAAGCACCGCCTGTTCGCGCCGGAGCTTGCTGGCGGCGCGCTGCTCGACCTCGGCGTGTACCCGGTGTCGTTCGCGCACGACCTGCTGGGCGTGCCGTCGACGGTGACGGCTGTCGGCGAGCTCACGGAGACGGGGGTCGACGGCCAGGTGTCGATCGTCCTCGACCACGGTGGTCGTGCGCAGTCGACGCTGTCGACGACGCTGTGGGCGAAGACGCCGACGGTCGGGCTCGTCTCGGGGACGCTCGGGCGCATCGAGATCGCGGGCGACTTCTACGCGCCGACCGCGTTCCGGGTGGCGCTGCGTGACGGGACGACGTGGACGTACGAGCGCCCGGTCGCGCACGGCCTCGCGTACGAGGCCGCGGAGGTCGCGCGGTGCGTGACGGAGGGGCTCACCGAGTCGCCGCGCATGACGTGGCAGGACACGCTCGACGTCATGACGACGCTCGACGAGGTGCGCCGCCAGGTGGGTGTCGTCTACCCCGGGGAGTGA